The Arthrobacter sp. NicSoilC5 genome has a window encoding:
- a CDS encoding DUF3841 domain-containing protein — protein sequence MPKFPVARSRADRAVPAGRVGYDLTASRLLLHTFQTEDAFEELLSTGQLLPDPDLAEPLFADAYAWMFREMDRRLPTSGDGALWFWARTTREYLVDSCRRNRGDVLLTCRIPRERMLLSHHWDWHCALSGIPHVLELPGESDDDYEARRDRIWDEVEDRKGAAGVLGKGFRDWPEDVRRDLERSWEQFLDPSTYGRWDTVQATAHALYAEDVVSAVRLDPR from the coding sequence GTGCCGAAATTTCCTGTTGCCCGTTCCCGCGCTGACCGTGCAGTGCCGGCCGGCCGAGTGGGCTATGACCTGACCGCCAGCCGTCTCCTGCTCCACACCTTCCAGACCGAGGATGCTTTCGAGGAGCTCCTTTCGACCGGGCAGCTCCTTCCGGACCCAGATCTGGCGGAGCCGCTGTTCGCCGACGCCTATGCCTGGATGTTCCGGGAGATGGACCGCCGCCTTCCCACCAGCGGCGACGGCGCCCTTTGGTTCTGGGCGCGCACTACCCGTGAATACCTGGTTGACAGCTGCAGGCGCAACCGGGGAGACGTCCTGCTCACGTGCCGGATTCCGCGGGAACGGATGCTGCTCTCGCACCACTGGGACTGGCATTGCGCCCTCAGCGGCATTCCGCACGTGCTGGAACTGCCCGGTGAAAGCGATGATGACTACGAGGCACGGCGGGACCGGATCTGGGACGAAGTCGAAGACCGGAAGGGCGCAGCCGGTGTGCTTGGAAAGGGATTCCGGGACTGGCCCGAGGACGTGCGCAGGGATCTCGAACGGAGCTGGGAGCAGTTCCTCGACCCGTCAACCTACGGCAGGTGGGACACCGTGCAGGCAACGGCGCATGCTCTGTACGCCGAGGACGTCGTCAGTGCCGTGCGGCTGGACCCGCGGTAG
- a CDS encoding alpha/beta fold hydrolase gives MSLLSRALSVAAAAVLTSSLMAAPAQAVDISPPGANDWSCKPSAEHPYPVVLVPGTFESMEKNWSTLSPDLKSRGYCVFALNYGATNGVYATAPVKDSANELAPFVDAVRSATGAKQVDLVGHSQGGMMPRYYMGFLGGAKYVHQLVGIAPSNHGTEGVILPPPDLVPTPDYTAAGCAACADQQAGSPFMQELNSIGDTVAGPAYTVISTTHDEVVIPYNSQFLSGSARQVTNITIQDKCPADVIEHDQAPNDPVVHQLVANALAQASGPADPAYQPACI, from the coding sequence ATGTCCTTGCTTAGCCGAGCCCTGTCCGTTGCCGCCGCAGCCGTCCTGACCTCATCCCTGATGGCCGCCCCCGCCCAGGCCGTCGACATCTCCCCGCCCGGGGCCAACGACTGGTCCTGCAAACCTTCAGCCGAGCATCCTTACCCGGTGGTGTTGGTTCCCGGAACGTTCGAGAGCATGGAGAAGAACTGGTCCACGCTCTCGCCGGACCTCAAGAGCCGGGGCTACTGCGTCTTCGCCCTCAACTACGGTGCCACCAACGGCGTTTACGCCACGGCCCCGGTCAAGGATTCGGCGAATGAACTTGCCCCGTTCGTGGACGCTGTCCGCTCCGCTACCGGCGCCAAGCAGGTGGACCTGGTGGGCCACAGCCAGGGCGGCATGATGCCCCGCTATTACATGGGCTTCCTGGGTGGCGCCAAGTACGTCCACCAGCTTGTCGGCATCGCACCGTCCAATCACGGCACCGAAGGCGTGATCCTTCCGCCGCCGGATCTGGTGCCCACGCCCGACTACACCGCCGCCGGATGCGCCGCGTGCGCAGACCAGCAGGCCGGTTCGCCGTTCATGCAGGAGCTGAACTCGATCGGCGATACCGTCGCGGGCCCTGCCTACACGGTCATTTCCACCACCCATGATGAAGTGGTCATCCCGTACAACAGCCAGTTCCTGAGCGGCAGCGCCCGGCAGGTCACCAACATCACTATCCAGGACAAGTGCCCGGCCGACGTCATCGAACACGACCAGGCGCCCAATGATCCCGTGGTGCACCAGCTGGTGGCCAATGCCCTGGCCCAGGCGTCCGGCCCGGCGGATCCCGCCTACCAGCCCGCCTGCATTTAG
- a CDS encoding aromatic acid/H+ symport family MFS transporter, producing MTTSPSTRASRWPVWLCWLAMVLDGFDLVVLGTVIPTLIKSGELGFDAVGATLAATISLVGVGLGALFIAPLSDRFGHRKLLVACVLWFSIFTIAVIWAPNVAVFSTFRLLAGLGLGACLPVALAYMNDYAPAGSAGKSTTRTMTGYHAGAVATAFLALMVIPDWRTMFVVGGIAGLALVPLLWFKLPETLPAEREAKKQEQGSVRDLAKKPYPLVALAIAAASFMGLLLVYGLNTWLPQLMASAGYPVSAGISLLLVLNLGAVAGLIIAGILADKHGTKRIVLLWFGLSAVCLALLSVKVDNAILLNALVFVTGVFVFSSQVLVYAWVSQLFPARLRATALGFAAGVGRVGAIAGPAVTGGLVAAGIAYPWGFYAFAAAGALAVVALVTVPQVISARNPAPEHAG from the coding sequence ATGACTACGTCTCCTTCCACCCGCGCGTCACGCTGGCCGGTCTGGCTTTGCTGGCTGGCCATGGTCCTGGACGGCTTCGACCTGGTGGTGCTTGGCACCGTCATTCCCACACTCATCAAAAGCGGCGAGCTTGGCTTCGACGCGGTCGGCGCCACGCTGGCCGCCACCATCTCCCTGGTGGGCGTGGGACTCGGCGCACTGTTCATTGCCCCGTTGTCGGACCGGTTCGGGCACCGCAAGCTGCTGGTTGCCTGCGTTCTGTGGTTCTCCATCTTCACCATCGCGGTGATTTGGGCGCCCAACGTGGCAGTGTTCAGCACGTTCCGGCTGCTGGCCGGCCTGGGGCTTGGCGCCTGCCTCCCGGTTGCCCTGGCCTACATGAACGATTACGCACCCGCCGGCTCCGCGGGCAAGTCGACCACCCGGACCATGACCGGCTACCACGCAGGCGCAGTGGCCACGGCCTTCCTGGCGCTGATGGTCATCCCGGACTGGCGCACCATGTTCGTGGTGGGCGGCATTGCGGGCCTGGCCTTGGTGCCCCTCCTCTGGTTCAAGCTCCCTGAGACCCTGCCGGCAGAACGGGAGGCCAAGAAGCAGGAGCAGGGCAGTGTCCGCGACCTCGCGAAGAAGCCGTACCCACTGGTGGCCTTGGCCATCGCTGCGGCCTCGTTCATGGGGCTCCTGCTGGTCTACGGCCTGAACACCTGGCTGCCGCAGCTCATGGCGTCCGCGGGATATCCCGTCAGCGCGGGCATCTCGCTGCTCCTGGTGCTGAACCTTGGCGCCGTGGCCGGCCTGATCATCGCCGGCATCCTGGCGGACAAGCACGGAACCAAGCGGATCGTGCTGCTCTGGTTTGGCCTGTCCGCGGTCTGCCTTGCCCTTCTCAGCGTCAAGGTTGACAACGCCATCCTGCTCAACGCCCTGGTCTTCGTCACGGGAGTGTTCGTCTTCAGCTCCCAGGTCCTCGTGTACGCCTGGGTCAGCCAGCTGTTCCCGGCCCGGCTGCGCGCCACCGCCCTCGGTTTCGCCGCCGGCGTGGGCCGCGTGGGCGCCATCGCCGGACCTGCCGTGACCGGCGGACTGGTGGCCGCTGGCATCGCCTACCCGTGGGGCTTCTACGCGTTCGCCGCCGCCGGCGCCCTGGCCGTCGTGGCACTCGTGACGGTACCGCAGGTCATTTCCGCGCGGAACCCGGCGCCGGAGCACGCCGGCTAA
- a CDS encoding S8 family serine peptidase: MKKMLTAGLAAMVLVLGAVTAAAPGNGAPPSSPVPGQILVKFRDNSAAAGVLGQHGLTDGPAIGSTGAHLITVPAGRELQLVAALGRSSAVEYAEPDELVTAATADPYFDRQYALQNTGQSFTNTDGTVTVAAGTTDADVDAVEAWNVTMGTGVRVAIIDSGVAINHEDISSKVVDRANFSDTQILAPEDYDQYGHGTHVAGIVAATADNSLGVAGVCPGCSILDAKVLNSSGSGSSSGIAKGLDWAVGKGAKVINMSLGQRVSSRTLEAAVNNAWNQGVVIVAAAGNAGTQAQVYPGAYPNVIAVAATDNNDAKASFSTYGKWVDVAAPGVRVYSTLPTYTSVLGTQNKLSPGYDILSGTSMASPIVAATAALVWSTPSGTSNATVRAKVESSADPITGTGSYWAHGRVNACKAVDAAGC, translated from the coding sequence ATGAAAAAGATGCTTACCGCAGGCCTGGCTGCGATGGTCCTGGTCCTCGGCGCAGTAACGGCGGCTGCCCCGGGGAACGGCGCCCCGCCGTCCTCGCCCGTACCGGGACAAATCCTGGTCAAATTCCGGGACAACAGCGCCGCTGCCGGGGTCCTGGGCCAGCATGGGCTCACCGACGGCCCGGCGATAGGCAGCACCGGCGCCCACCTCATCACAGTGCCGGCGGGCAGGGAACTGCAGCTCGTGGCGGCGCTGGGCCGCAGTTCCGCCGTTGAGTACGCCGAACCGGACGAACTGGTTACTGCCGCCACGGCCGACCCGTACTTCGACCGGCAGTACGCCCTGCAGAACACGGGCCAATCCTTCACGAACACCGACGGAACGGTAACCGTCGCCGCGGGCACCACGGACGCCGATGTGGACGCCGTCGAGGCGTGGAATGTCACCATGGGAACCGGCGTCCGGGTGGCCATCATCGATTCCGGGGTTGCCATCAACCACGAGGACATCTCATCCAAGGTGGTGGACCGGGCAAACTTCAGCGACACCCAGATCCTCGCCCCGGAGGATTACGACCAGTACGGCCACGGCACCCACGTGGCCGGCATCGTGGCGGCCACGGCGGACAACTCCCTGGGCGTGGCAGGCGTGTGCCCGGGCTGTTCCATCCTGGACGCCAAGGTCCTCAACAGCAGCGGGTCCGGCTCTTCCTCGGGCATTGCCAAGGGCCTCGACTGGGCTGTCGGCAAGGGTGCCAAGGTCATCAACATGAGCCTGGGCCAGCGGGTGTCGTCACGGACCCTCGAAGCTGCCGTGAACAACGCCTGGAACCAGGGAGTGGTGATCGTAGCCGCGGCCGGCAACGCCGGTACCCAGGCCCAGGTCTACCCGGGCGCTTATCCGAACGTCATAGCGGTAGCAGCAACCGATAACAATGACGCCAAGGCGTCCTTCTCCACGTACGGCAAATGGGTGGACGTCGCTGCCCCGGGGGTCCGGGTCTACTCGACCCTCCCGACCTACACGTCCGTCCTTGGTACGCAGAACAAGCTTTCGCCCGGATACGACATCCTCAGCGGCACGTCAATGGCCTCACCCATCGTCGCCGCCACTGCGGCGCTTGTGTGGAGCACCCCATCGGGCACGTCAAACGCAACCGTCCGCGCCAAGGTGGAATCCTCAGCTGATCCCATCACCGGCACGGGTTCCTACTGGGCGCACGGCCGGGTGAACGCCTGCAAAGCAGTGGACGCCGCCGGTTGTTGA
- a CDS encoding S8 family serine peptidase has protein sequence MRKLFAAGLAAAVMVLGPVPLALPATAAQGAPAAPGHIIVKFRDAGAAANVLQRHGLAGGSSIGGTGAQLVSVAAGGETQLIDALSRDPAVEYAEPDQPVGAATSDQYFPRQYALQNDGQSFTNTAGDITVPVGTKDADVDAVEAWNTTTGNGIKVAVLDSGVASDNLDIAPKVVARANFSSSATKAGDPVAEDYYGHGTHVAGNVAATVDNTIGVAGVCPGCTILAGKVLNDSGVGSSSSLASGIDWAVSNGARVINMSLGVRASRTLEAAVNNAWNKGVVLVAAAGNGGNQTKIYPGAYPNVIAVGATDNNDAKASFSTYGASWVDIAAPGVNVYSTFPNHPFVLATQNNRSQGYDVGNGSSMSSAIVAAAAALAWSAHPGATNASIRADVESTADDVPGTGTYWAYGRVNAAAAVK, from the coding sequence ATGAGAAAACTCTTCGCCGCCGGTCTCGCGGCAGCAGTCATGGTGCTTGGTCCTGTCCCGCTTGCCCTTCCCGCCACCGCCGCGCAGGGTGCGCCTGCCGCGCCGGGGCACATCATCGTCAAGTTCCGCGACGCCGGTGCTGCCGCCAACGTCCTCCAACGGCACGGCCTCGCTGGTGGGTCCAGCATCGGCGGCACGGGCGCCCAGCTGGTCAGCGTTGCCGCGGGAGGCGAAACGCAGCTCATCGACGCACTAAGCCGGGACCCCGCCGTCGAATACGCCGAACCGGACCAGCCGGTGGGTGCCGCCACCTCTGACCAATACTTCCCCCGCCAGTACGCCCTGCAGAATGACGGCCAGTCGTTCACCAACACCGCCGGCGACATCACGGTCCCCGTCGGCACCAAGGACGCTGATGTGGACGCCGTCGAGGCGTGGAACACCACCACCGGCAACGGCATCAAAGTCGCCGTCCTGGATTCCGGCGTCGCCAGCGACAACCTTGACATTGCCCCCAAGGTGGTGGCCCGCGCCAACTTCAGCAGCTCAGCCACCAAGGCCGGCGACCCCGTCGCGGAGGACTACTACGGCCACGGCACCCATGTGGCCGGCAACGTCGCCGCCACCGTGGACAACACCATCGGGGTGGCCGGCGTCTGCCCGGGCTGCACCATCCTGGCCGGCAAGGTCCTCAACGACAGTGGCGTCGGGTCCAGCTCCAGCCTGGCAAGCGGCATCGACTGGGCGGTCAGCAACGGTGCCAGGGTGATCAACATGAGCCTGGGAGTGCGGGCCTCGCGCACCCTGGAAGCCGCCGTCAACAACGCCTGGAACAAGGGGGTGGTCCTGGTGGCTGCGGCGGGCAACGGCGGCAACCAGACCAAGATCTATCCGGGCGCCTACCCCAACGTCATCGCCGTCGGCGCCACCGACAACAACGACGCCAAGGCTTCCTTCTCCACTTACGGCGCCAGCTGGGTGGACATCGCCGCGCCCGGCGTGAACGTCTACTCCACGTTCCCCAACCACCCGTTCGTCCTGGCAACACAGAACAACCGTTCGCAGGGCTATGACGTGGGCAATGGCAGTTCGATGTCCTCAGCCATCGTGGCCGCTGCCGCCGCCCTCGCCTGGAGCGCACACCCTGGCGCGACGAACGCGTCCATCCGGGCAGACGTGGAATCCACTGCCGACGATGTTCCCGGTACCGGCACCTACTGGGCATACGGCAGGGTCAACGCGGCCGCCGCCGTGAAGTAG
- a CDS encoding PKD domain-containing protein, translating into MKIAVSPRWLRHAVVLALVAGLALVASPPASADPVYGTPSITYSGVANPPTSDKPQSKLWWNDGSWWADMWTSGSGWGIYRLDRPTATWVNTGVVNDTRGSTLADTMWDGSHLYIASHVVTVSTDANPVPSAAGQPAYLYRYSYAGGKYTLDAGFPRVITNNSSESMTIDEDSTGAIWATWTQVAGNSTSGFTNTVYVNNSAPGGSSWAAPFVLPVSNPHPAPDDISAVVSYNKNKIGVMWSDQLTGSVWWASRTDGTSPTASSSWNFQPAIRGQGQADDHLNIKSLQSDTSGRVFAAVKTSLNDISSDPTLPQLLLLVFKPGTGSFTQSTISTTGDCVSRPQIVLDTQNNLVHAFQTAPPTSVSGCAYSGVAGSIYEKTASMDNPVFGTGRGTPIIQSASSSSINNVTTTKQGVDSSTGIVVMASDDVAKRYWYSDRPLGPAVTAPVASFSASPTSGTAPLNVAFTDTSTGTPTSWAWEFGDGGTSTAQNPAHSYAAAGTYTAKLTAINSAGSSSASTTVTVSAATASAGITAVGSVTTYAGTAASAVSISAPAGTAAGDVLVAAITADLNPAMASVPAGWTPLVNGLGINSSSTSGAKVFVYYHVVGASDPASYSWTLGTAVKWGGGITGYRGVNNTAPLDSPVATAVDATYTATSITAPSVTTATNGAMLIGGVGCDCASPIVSSAPSGWTQRWQAAGGQIAELADKVQGTAGSAGTATWTLGGARAVAAWQAALKPAG; encoded by the coding sequence ATGAAGATCGCAGTTTCCCCCAGGTGGTTACGGCACGCGGTGGTCCTGGCACTTGTAGCCGGACTGGCCCTCGTCGCGTCTCCCCCGGCATCCGCCGATCCCGTCTACGGCACCCCCAGCATCACTTACTCAGGCGTCGCCAATCCGCCTACCTCTGACAAGCCGCAGAGCAAGCTCTGGTGGAACGACGGCTCCTGGTGGGCGGACATGTGGACCAGCGGCAGCGGATGGGGCATCTACCGGCTGGACCGCCCCACCGCCACCTGGGTGAACACGGGCGTGGTCAATGACACCCGCGGCAGCACCCTGGCGGACACCATGTGGGACGGCAGCCACCTCTACATCGCCTCGCACGTGGTCACGGTCTCCACCGACGCCAATCCGGTTCCCTCTGCCGCCGGACAGCCCGCCTACCTTTACCGGTACAGCTACGCCGGCGGGAAGTACACGCTGGACGCCGGGTTCCCCAGGGTCATCACCAACAACAGCAGCGAATCGATGACCATCGATGAGGACAGCACCGGCGCCATCTGGGCCACGTGGACGCAGGTGGCCGGCAACAGCACCAGCGGATTCACCAACACGGTCTACGTCAACAACTCGGCGCCCGGCGGTTCCAGCTGGGCTGCGCCGTTCGTCCTCCCGGTCTCCAACCCGCACCCGGCACCGGACGACATCTCCGCCGTGGTGTCCTACAACAAGAACAAGATCGGCGTGATGTGGAGCGACCAGCTCACCGGCTCGGTGTGGTGGGCCTCGCGCACGGACGGGACCTCCCCCACCGCATCGTCGTCCTGGAACTTCCAGCCGGCCATCCGGGGCCAGGGACAGGCCGACGACCACCTGAACATCAAGTCCCTGCAGTCGGATACCAGCGGCCGGGTCTTCGCCGCGGTGAAAACCAGCCTGAACGACATCTCCAGTGATCCCACCCTTCCGCAGCTTTTGCTGCTCGTCTTCAAACCGGGCACGGGATCCTTCACGCAATCGACTATCTCCACCACCGGTGACTGCGTCAGCAGGCCGCAGATTGTCCTGGACACCCAGAACAACCTGGTCCATGCGTTCCAGACCGCCCCGCCCACCTCGGTCAGCGGCTGCGCGTACTCCGGGGTTGCCGGCAGCATCTACGAGAAGACGGCGTCCATGGACAACCCGGTCTTCGGCACCGGCCGCGGGACTCCCATCATCCAGAGCGCCTCGTCGTCCAGCATAAACAATGTGACCACCACCAAGCAGGGGGTGGACAGCTCCACGGGCATCGTGGTCATGGCCAGCGACGACGTGGCCAAACGCTACTGGTACTCGGACCGTCCGCTGGGGCCGGCCGTTACAGCGCCGGTGGCGTCCTTCTCGGCCTCCCCCACCTCCGGGACCGCGCCGCTGAACGTCGCCTTCACCGACACGTCCACCGGCACGCCCACGTCCTGGGCCTGGGAGTTCGGCGACGGCGGCACGTCCACAGCGCAGAATCCCGCCCACAGCTACGCGGCAGCCGGTACCTACACCGCGAAGCTCACCGCCATCAACAGCGCCGGTTCCAGCTCAGCGAGCACCACCGTCACCGTCAGTGCAGCCACAGCGTCCGCCGGCATCACCGCCGTCGGCTCAGTGACCACCTACGCCGGAACAGCTGCCTCCGCCGTCTCCATCAGCGCTCCCGCCGGTACTGCGGCCGGCGATGTCCTGGTCGCTGCCATCACGGCGGACCTGAACCCGGCCATGGCATCCGTCCCGGCGGGCTGGACTCCGCTGGTCAACGGCCTCGGCATCAACAGCTCGTCCACCTCCGGTGCCAAGGTCTTCGTCTACTACCACGTGGTGGGCGCCTCGGATCCTGCCAGCTACTCGTGGACCCTCGGCACCGCCGTGAAGTGGGGCGGCGGCATCACCGGCTACCGGGGCGTGAACAACACCGCGCCGCTTGACAGCCCGGTCGCGACGGCCGTGGACGCCACGTACACCGCCACCAGCATCACCGCCCCAAGCGTCACAACCGCCACCAACGGTGCCATGCTGATCGGCGGCGTGGGCTGCGACTGCGCATCCCCGATAGTGTCGTCGGCACCCAGCGGCTGGACCCAGCGCTGGCAGGCCGCCGGTGGCCAGATCGCCGAGCTCGCGGACAAGGTCCAGGGCACGGCAGGTTCAGCCGGGACGGCCACCTGGACCCTGGGCGGGGCGCGTGCGGTTGCCGCCTGGCAGGCCGCCCTGAAGCCCGCGGGCTAG
- a CDS encoding alkaline phosphatase D family protein encodes MDNISRRTLISAGLGAGLVAALPNAAVAVSTADDAGLRTDPFMLGIASGEPWPDGFVLWTRLALNPVAEDGLGGMPSRPVAVQWEVAEDQGMRNVVARGAEQARPEAAHSVHVELRGLKAGREYFYRFRAGRHVSPVGRTLTSPALHETPASLAMAFASCAQYEHGYFTAYRRLAEDHPDLVLHLGDYLYEYKKGSYVIGGGNPRDHEGPETVTLETYRQRHAQYKADADLQAAHAIAPWAVVWDDHEVDNNWADDVPENNDASQLNDSVEHFRQRRAAAFQAYYENMPLRPSSLPSGPDMKIYRRIQWGQLANFHMMDTRQYRDDQLAGDGWKKNVAERLAEDRTITGAEQEKWLLDGFRNSTQRWDILGQQVFFAERDRNKAPEIDDVSMDGWDGYAASRRRITQGWVDANVRNAVVLTGDVHRNWANDVKVDYKDPASPVVGSELVCTSVTSTGDGTGSTTDATMAWNPHLKFYNDNRGYVSTRITRDAMTADFRVLDHVTTPGAPVSTKASFEIRDGVPGLQPRA; translated from the coding sequence ATGGACAACATCTCCCGCAGAACCCTCATCTCCGCCGGCCTCGGAGCCGGCCTGGTTGCCGCCCTGCCGAATGCCGCCGTCGCTGTTTCCACCGCTGACGACGCCGGCCTCCGCACCGATCCCTTCATGCTCGGCATCGCCTCCGGCGAGCCGTGGCCGGATGGCTTCGTGCTCTGGACGCGCCTGGCGCTGAACCCCGTGGCGGAGGACGGGCTGGGCGGCATGCCGTCGCGGCCGGTGGCTGTGCAGTGGGAGGTGGCCGAGGATCAGGGCATGCGGAACGTGGTGGCCCGCGGCGCGGAGCAGGCCCGTCCTGAGGCCGCGCACTCGGTGCACGTGGAACTGCGGGGCCTGAAGGCAGGCCGCGAGTACTTCTACCGGTTCCGCGCCGGCCGGCACGTGAGCCCTGTGGGCCGAACCCTGACCAGCCCCGCGCTGCACGAGACCCCCGCCTCCCTGGCCATGGCGTTCGCCAGCTGCGCCCAGTACGAGCACGGCTACTTCACCGCATACCGCCGCCTCGCGGAGGACCACCCTGACCTGGTGCTGCACCTTGGCGACTACCTCTACGAATACAAGAAGGGCAGCTACGTGATCGGCGGCGGCAACCCGCGGGACCACGAGGGCCCTGAGACCGTCACGCTGGAGACCTACCGGCAGCGGCACGCCCAGTACAAGGCCGACGCCGACCTGCAGGCCGCGCACGCCATCGCACCCTGGGCAGTGGTGTGGGATGACCACGAGGTGGACAACAACTGGGCCGACGACGTGCCGGAAAACAACGACGCCAGCCAGCTCAACGACAGCGTGGAACACTTCCGGCAGCGCCGCGCCGCCGCGTTCCAGGCCTACTACGAGAACATGCCGCTCCGCCCGTCGTCGCTCCCGTCCGGGCCGGACATGAAGATCTACCGCAGGATCCAGTGGGGCCAGCTGGCCAACTTCCACATGATGGATACCCGGCAGTACCGCGACGATCAGCTCGCCGGTGACGGCTGGAAGAAGAACGTGGCTGAGCGGCTGGCGGAGGACCGGACCATCACCGGCGCCGAGCAGGAGAAGTGGCTGCTGGACGGATTCAGGAATTCCACGCAGCGGTGGGACATCCTGGGCCAGCAGGTCTTCTTCGCCGAGCGGGACCGCAACAAGGCACCCGAGATCGACGACGTGTCCATGGACGGCTGGGACGGGTACGCGGCCTCCCGCCGCCGCATCACCCAGGGCTGGGTGGACGCAAACGTCCGGAACGCCGTCGTGCTCACCGGCGATGTGCACCGCAACTGGGCCAACGACGTCAAGGTGGACTACAAGGATCCTGCCTCCCCGGTGGTGGGCTCGGAGCTCGTCTGCACCTCCGTCACGTCCACCGGCGACGGCACCGGCTCCACCACGGACGCCACCATGGCCTGGAACCCGCACCTGAAGTTCTATAACGACAACCGCGGCTACGTGAGCACGCGCATCACCAGGGACGCCATGACCGCGGACTTCAGGGTGCTGGACCATGTCACGACGCCGGGCGCCCCGGTTTCCACGAAGGCCTCCTTCGAGATCCGCGACGGCGTCCCGGGGCTGCAGCCGCGCGCCTGA
- a CDS encoding SDR family oxidoreductase gives MPRTSVITGAASGIGKATKDLLEQRGERVIGVDLHDAEVVADLSTAEGRAGLVDAVRKVSGGRIDAIYAVAGLAIPAPATVAVNFFGTVASVDGLRPLLAGSEAPRAVVVSSMAALMASDDELVALLTAGDEPGSVARAGVLAKEPATTGGLIYSSTKLALSRWVRRQASTAAWAGAAIPLNAVAPGVIATPMTAELIDTEEEREALLKMVPMPLNGIAEPIVVARLLAWLNSAENTHLCGQIVYVDGGSDAVLRGDSVW, from the coding sequence ATGCCCCGCACGTCCGTTATCACCGGTGCCGCGTCCGGCATCGGCAAGGCAACCAAGGACCTGCTCGAGCAGCGGGGCGAACGCGTGATCGGAGTGGATCTCCATGATGCGGAGGTGGTGGCTGACCTCTCCACCGCGGAGGGCCGCGCCGGCCTGGTGGACGCGGTGCGAAAAGTCAGCGGCGGCAGGATCGATGCCATCTACGCAGTGGCCGGGCTCGCCATCCCGGCTCCCGCCACGGTGGCCGTGAACTTCTTCGGCACCGTCGCCTCGGTGGACGGGCTCCGGCCGCTGCTGGCTGGGTCGGAGGCACCCCGCGCCGTGGTGGTGTCCTCCATGGCGGCACTCATGGCCAGCGACGATGAGCTGGTAGCGCTGCTCACCGCGGGGGACGAGCCCGGTTCCGTGGCCCGGGCCGGGGTCCTGGCCAAGGAACCAGCCACCACCGGCGGCCTCATTTACTCCTCCACGAAGCTGGCGCTGTCGCGGTGGGTCCGCCGGCAGGCTTCCACTGCAGCATGGGCCGGTGCGGCGATCCCGCTGAACGCCGTGGCACCTGGTGTCATCGCAACGCCCATGACAGCCGAGCTGATCGATACCGAAGAGGAGCGGGAGGCGCTGCTGAAAATGGTCCCGATGCCGCTGAACGGTATCGCCGAACCCATCGTCGTTGCCCGCCTGCTGGCCTGGCTCAATAGCGCCGAAAACACGCACCTGTGCGGTCAGATTGTCTACGTTGACGGCGGCAGCGACGCTGTCCTTCGCGGGGACTCCGTCTGGTGA